Proteins encoded by one window of Cheilinus undulatus linkage group 13, ASM1832078v1, whole genome shotgun sequence:
- the LOC121520776 gene encoding spindlin-Z-like: MSKKRGRKRSSGELSESSASTLSPDPDNLLGRRIQHTWREKGNVTKWKGTVLERLTVNSSLYMVKYDGFDCVYGIELFKDGRVSNLQVLSEKVVNNKIKVPPGAEELVGRAVEHLFEKEDGEKNEWRGMVLSRAPIMTHWYYITYEKDPVLYMYQLWDDYKDGDLRVLPESENKHLLPADRKPGEEPESLVGKQVEYVTDNGIKRTGLVIYQVPAKPTVYYIKYDDDVHIHVYDLVKTT, encoded by the exons ATGTCAAAGAAGCGGGGCAG GAAGCGAAGCAGTGGAGAGCTGAGTGAGAGCTCAGCATCAACCCTTAGCCCAGACCCGGACAACCTGCTGGGCCGCAGGATTCAACATACCTGGAGGGAGAAGGGCAACGTGACCAAGTGGAAAGGCACTGTTCTGGAGCGTCTCACCGTGAACAGCTCGCTCTACATGGTCAAATATGACGGCTTTGATTGTGTATATGGCATTGAACTCTTCAAAGATGGCCGAGTGTCGAACCTGCAGGTGTTATCAGAGAAAGTTG TGAATAATAAGATCAAGGTGCCTCCCGGGGCGGAGGAGCTGGTGGGCCGAGCGGTGGAGCATCTGTTCGAGAAGGAGGACGGGGAGAAAAACGAGTGGCGGGGCATGGTGCTGTCCAGAGCCCCCATCATGACCCACTGGTATTACATCACCTACGAGAAGGACCCAGTGCTGTACATGTACCAGCTGTGGGATGACTACAAGGACGGTGATCTACGTGTCCTGCCTGAATCAG AAAACAAACACCTACTTCCAGCAGACAGAAAACCAGGGGAAGAGCCAGAGAGCCTTGTGGGTAAACAGGTGGAGTATGTCACAGATAATGGTATAAAGAGGACGGGCTTGGTCATCTACCAGGTCCCAGCAAAGCCCACGGTATACTACATCAAATATGACGACGACGTCCACATCCATGTCTATGATCTGGTGAAGACCACCTAA